The genomic segment TCTTCCCAGTCCCAGAGCGCGGGGCCCTCCGCGAGAACGCGGTCGAGCGCGAACGAGTCGGGGACGGCGGGAGACGCGGGAGACTCCGCGGGCGGTTTCGCCGGCGGCGGCTGCGGAGCCGGCGGCGGCTCCGCGATCATGGGCCCGAGCGCCGCCACGCGAACGCCGTCGGTCTCCGGGATGGAGGGCACCTTCATCTCGTAGACGCCGAAGCCGCCGCGATTGAAGCCGGTGAAGAGCAGGCTCTTCCCGTCCGGGAGCCACGCCGGATCCATGGCGGTGCTCAGGAAGTTGGAGAGGCGCGCGCCGTTCCCCTGCGGATCCGTCGCGAAGATCTCGAGCATGCCCCCGCGATCGGACGCGAACGCGATGCGATCGCCGGAAGGCGACCAGGTCGGCGTCTGATCCGTCCATGGCCCGCACGTGAGATAGCGGATCGCGAGGGTTTCGGTATCGATGAGGAAGAGGTTCTGGTGCCCTTGCTTGCCGTAGCGCGTGCGGTCCGACGCGAACGCGATCTGCTTCCCGTCGGGCGACCAGGTCGGATCCGAGTCGGCGTAGTTGTCGTTCGTGAGCTGGGACACGTCGCCCGTGACGCGGTTCAGCACGTAGAGATCCGACTGGCCCGACTTCCGGATGCCCGAGAACGCGAGCCGCGTTCCGTCGCGGGACCAGGCGGGCGAGGCGAGCGAGAGGAGGTCGTCGAAGTGGCGGCGCAGGACGATGTCCTTCTTCGCGACGTCCATCACGAAGAGCGCGTCCTTGCCGTTGAACTTGGAGACGAACGCGAGCTCGCCCTTGCGCGAGACGTCGATCCGGCTCTGGAACGGATGGAACGACTCGAACTGGGCGCCACGCTGTCCTCGCACGACCGACTTCACGTTCCGCTCGTTTCCGTGGTACGTGGCGCTGTAGATGTTCGTGTAGCCGTCGCGGGCCGAGATGAAGAAGTAGCGGTGCCCGCCGAGGATCGCCGTGTCCGGAGCCGCCACCGCTTTGAGGTTCATGCCCTCGGTGACGGCGCGGGCCTGGGCCGCGAGCGCGAGGGTGGAGCGGTCCTTGACCTGCGGGTAGTAGCGCCGCTTCATCGCGAGGATCCAGTCCTCGGAGAGCCGGCGGGCCGACACGCCCGTGACCTTCTGGATCAGCTTCTCGAACGAATCGGCCGTGTGGATCTCGGTGTAGAGACGGCGGAGCGCGTCGTCGCCGTAGGTCGTCGCGATGTACTCACACAGGGACTGGCCCATCTTGTAGATGGTGAAGGTGCCGTTGTACCTCCACATGTCCGCGATCGTCGGAAGTCTTCCCTCGAGCACCATGTCCGCGAGCACCATGGTCCCCTGCGCGTCCCAGCCCGTGGACCAGTACTCGGCCAGACCCTCCGAGAACCAGAGGGGCGGCACCACGTACGAGCTCCTGCGGTGCTTCTTGTAGGTCTGGTCCAGGATCGAGAACTGGAACACGTGCACCATCTCGTGATGGAGGACGTGCTTGAACTCGGCGAAGGATCCCGTGAAGGGGAGCACGACACGCCCCTTCATGAACTCGGTGAAACCCTGCACGCCTTCGGGAAGGAACATCGGGCTCACGTTCGTCTGCTCGAAGTGGTGGTGCGAGCTGTAGACGATGAGCGGGACGGTCTTCGGGACCTCGTGCTGGAAGCGCGCCGCGAGCTCCTTGTAGCTCTCCTCGGCGATCACGATCGCGAGGCGCGCGATCGGCTCTTCCTCGGGATAGTAGAAGACCTCGACATGCTCGCCCTTGAGCGAGAGCCAGTCGAATTTCTCGTACTGAACCTTGTTCTTGCCGAAGGCGTAGTACTGCGCTGCGGTCGGTGCTGCGGTGGCGGCGATCGCCGCCGCCGTGAGGCCTGCGAGGAGGATGTTTCTCATGTTGTCGAGGCGGCCTTGGTTCCCAGTCCGCCGGCGGTTCACGGAGCGGGGGGGTGAACGGATTCGATTACACCTAAGTATACCGTGAGCTCACGGGGGCTCTCAAGGAAAGAGGCTCGATTTCGGTTCCTGCGCGCGAGTTTTTTTCTCGTTGCCTCCCTTCACGACCGGCCCGAAGCACCCGCGATGCGGCGGCCGCCGATCCAGACGCTCCGGACCCGCGCCCGGTGCCATTCCTCGAGAGGCGTGCGGGCCAGATCGTGGTCGAAGTGAACCACATCCGCGCCGTACCCGGCTTCGAGCTTCCCGAGCGGGAGCGTCCACCCCGCCGCGAGGTGCGGATCTTCCAGGTGGGCGCGGAGCGCGCGGCCCAGTGGGATTCGCTGTTCCTGGTGGAACACGCGATCCTCGGAATCTGCGCCATCGCGTCTCAACACGGCGGCCTGGATCGCGCGAAGCGGCCCGGCCCTGTCGAACGGGGCGTCCGACCCGAAGACGAGACGGGCTCCCGCGGCGGCGAGACTCTTCCAGGCGTAGGACCTCGGGGTCCGGCTTCCCCACAACCGCGGCGCGATGGCGCGGTCGGTGAGGAGATGGACGGGCTGGACCGAGGCGAGGACGCCGAGCTTCCGGAAGCGGGGCCAGTCCTCCACGCGCGAGAGCTGGATGTGCTCGATTCTCGGGGGCAGCGGAAAGAGGGCACCGGCCCGAAGCGTCCGCTCGATCGCGTCGAGGGCGTTCCGGACCGCGGCGTCTCCGATCGCGTGGATCGCGACTCCGAGACCGGCCTGTGCCGCGCGGGCACAGGCCGAGGCCATGTCGTCCGCGCTCAGGACCTCGATCCCCCGGTTGGCGGTGCCCTCGTAGGGCTCCTCGAGGAGCGCGGTCGAGGAGCCGAGCGTCCCGTCCGCGAACATCTTCACCGCGCCGACCCTGAGGCGGTCCCCGCCCATCCCGGTCGCGAGACCCAGATCCTCGGCCGCCCCGAGAGCCG from the Candidatus Eisenbacteria bacterium genome contains:
- a CDS encoding BamA/TamA family outer membrane protein; amino-acid sequence: MRNILLAGLTAAAIAATAAPTAAQYYAFGKNKVQYEKFDWLSLKGEHVEVFYYPEEEPIARLAIVIAEESYKELAARFQHEVPKTVPLIVYSSHHHFEQTNVSPMFLPEGVQGFTEFMKGRVVLPFTGSFAEFKHVLHHEMVHVFQFSILDQTYKKHRRSSYVVPPLWFSEGLAEYWSTGWDAQGTMVLADMVLEGRLPTIADMWRYNGTFTIYKMGQSLCEYIATTYGDDALRRLYTEIHTADSFEKLIQKVTGVSARRLSEDWILAMKRRYYPQVKDRSTLALAAQARAVTEGMNLKAVAAPDTAILGGHRYFFISARDGYTNIYSATYHGNERNVKSVVRGQRGAQFESFHPFQSRIDVSRKGELAFVSKFNGKDALFVMDVAKKDIVLRRHFDDLLSLASPAWSRDGTRLAFSGIRKSGQSDLYVLNRVTGDVSQLTNDNYADSDPTWSPDGKQIAFASDRTRYGKQGHQNLFLIDTETLAIRYLTCGPWTDQTPTWSPSGDRIAFASDRGGMLEIFATDPQGNGARLSNFLSTAMDPAWLPDGKSLLFTGFNRGGFGVYEMKVPSIPETDGVRVAALGPMIAEPPPAPQPPPAKPPAESPASPAVPDSFALDRVLAEGPALWDWEETLAKSDEKPEEYKPRYGLDLIQGGLAATPTENVGQGFQGAFSDLLGNRVYYFQVGNTARTASEILSRMNVAGWHVNREHRWNFAAGLFHTAGDYLDISGFEYFERRAGTSLVASYPFSRFNRVDLSMSLFYNRKDYVFGYEREGILTTHSISLVKDNSLWFGTGPRDGSRVNLTGAITTNLTSGRNENVTLLTDYRRYFRVSQWSTLALRVQGRLSSGADPQRFEFGGSLSMRGYPRGFFEGTRMAMGNLEYRFPLLDRLVLGVPMRLGLPGLEAAVFTDAGQAWESFQTIPPLVGSFGFGLRMNFAGYMVLRYDFARLHDFHSVAPGWRREFYLGVDF
- a CDS encoding amidohydrolase, with protein sequence MIRRAAEPDLVLIGATLLDASRAPARPGPGGRRSSGAEAVWIRGDRIVAVGAAGAIRAKAGRAARRIDLGGGTLTPGFTDAHIHLVTWNRALGEPSLEDQTPEAIERAVGARLETAPREDWLLLRGWVPREWPGERRDRALLDRIASDRPLVLHAVDGHSVWANRVALERAGIDRHTPDPRGGIVERSASGELTGALIEEALRLLTSRIVRTAPVRDELTQAVARARSLGITSAHDFDRSATWRAAAELAREGRLDFRLLLSVPVAALGAAEDLGLATGMGGDRLRVGAVKMFADGTLGSSTALLEEPYEGTANRGIEVLSADDMASACARAAQAGLGVAIHAIGDAAVRNALDAIERTLRAGALFPLPPRIEHIQLSRVEDWPRFRKLGVLASVQPVHLLTDRAIAPRLWGSRTPRSYAWKSLAAAGARLVFGSDAPFDRAGPLRAIQAAVLRRDGADSEDRVFHQEQRIPLGRALRAHLEDPHLAAGWTLPLGKLEAGYGADVVHFDHDLARTPLEEWHRARVRSVWIGGRRIAGASGRS